Proteins encoded within one genomic window of Variovorax sp. OAS795:
- the sugE gene encoding quaternary ammonium compound efflux SMR transporter SugE produces MAWIVLLVAGLLEMGWAIGLKYTEGFTRLWPSIGTAASMVLSVVLLGWAMRSLPVGTAYAVWTGIGAVGTVILGIVLFHEPANAARLVCVGLIIAGILGLKFTSAA; encoded by the coding sequence ATGGCGTGGATCGTTCTGCTGGTGGCGGGCCTGCTCGAAATGGGCTGGGCCATCGGCCTCAAGTACACCGAAGGGTTCACCAGGCTGTGGCCGTCGATCGGCACGGCCGCCTCGATGGTGCTCAGCGTGGTGCTGCTGGGCTGGGCCATGCGCTCGCTGCCCGTGGGCACGGCCTACGCAGTGTGGACCGGCATCGGTGCCGTGGGCACGGTGATCCTGGGCATCGTGCTGTTCCACGAGCCGGCCAATGCGGCCCGGCTGGTCTGCGTGGGCCTGATCATCGCGGGCATCCTCGGGCTCAAGTTCACGAGCGCGGCATGA
- a CDS encoding HPP family protein: MPQLSALLTHARAWLPGRNTVDARERMRAVAGAAIGLLITALLCRWMAQAVDVSIWLIAPMGASAVLVFAVPASPLAQPWSVVVGNTLSTLVGIACIRWIPDPAWAAAIAVGGAIGLMFATRSLHPPGGAAALLAVLTHTDHFSAALFPTFTNSLLLVLAGVAYNSFTGRRYPHVVRPPPADARFSQADIDAVLARYNQVLDISRDDLESLIQQTELESYKRRLGTLHCSDIMSREPVSVEFGTPLQEAWMLMNQRRIKALPVIDRTRRVVGIVTQADFFRLLDLEHHEGIAGRLRDLIRATRTVVSNKPEVVGQIMTRQVRVASADRPVVDLVPLFSEGGHHHIPIIDHEKRLTGMITQSDFVRALYSAVRP; the protein is encoded by the coding sequence ATGCCGCAGCTTTCCGCCTTGTTGACGCATGCGCGCGCCTGGCTGCCGGGCCGCAACACCGTCGATGCGCGCGAGCGCATGCGTGCCGTGGCCGGGGCCGCCATCGGCTTGCTCATCACCGCCTTGCTGTGCCGCTGGATGGCCCAGGCGGTGGATGTCAGCATCTGGCTGATCGCGCCGATGGGCGCGAGCGCGGTGCTGGTGTTCGCCGTGCCCGCCAGTCCCCTGGCGCAACCCTGGTCGGTGGTTGTCGGCAATACGCTGTCCACCCTGGTGGGCATCGCCTGCATCCGGTGGATCCCCGACCCGGCCTGGGCGGCGGCCATTGCCGTCGGCGGGGCCATCGGGCTGATGTTCGCCACGCGCAGTCTGCATCCCCCGGGCGGCGCCGCGGCATTGCTCGCGGTGCTGACCCACACCGATCACTTCTCGGCGGCCCTGTTTCCCACGTTCACGAATTCCCTTTTGCTGGTGCTCGCGGGCGTGGCCTACAACTCCTTCACGGGCAGGCGCTATCCGCACGTGGTGCGCCCGCCTCCAGCCGATGCCCGCTTCAGCCAGGCCGACATCGACGCGGTGCTGGCGCGCTACAACCAGGTGCTGGACATCAGCCGCGACGACCTCGAGTCGCTGATCCAGCAGACCGAACTCGAGTCGTACAAGCGGCGGCTCGGCACGCTGCACTGCAGCGACATCATGTCGCGCGAACCCGTGTCAGTGGAATTCGGCACGCCGCTGCAGGAGGCCTGGATGCTGATGAACCAGCGCCGGATCAAGGCGCTGCCGGTGATCGACCGCACCCGGCGCGTGGTCGGCATCGTGACGCAGGCCGACTTCTTCCGCCTGCTCGACCTCGAACACCACGAGGGCATTGCCGGGCGCCTGCGCGACCTGATCCGCGCCACGCGCACCGTGGTGTCGAACAAGCCCGAGGTGGTGGGCCAGATCATGACCCGGCAGGTGCGCGTGGCCAGCGCCGACCGTCCGGTGGTCGACCTGGTGCCGCTGTTCTCCGAGGGCGGCCACCACCATATCCCCATCATCGACCATGAAAAACGCCTCACGGGCATGATCACGCAGTCGGACTTCGTGCGTGCCCTCTACAGTGCCGTGCGGCCGTAG
- a CDS encoding multidrug effflux MFS transporter, which translates to MNPDAAKLWQAPRWALAVLLAVLGMLGPFSIDTYIPAFSGIARSIGATPAEMQQTLSAYLFGFAFMNLFHGALSDSFGRRPVVLWGLAVFTLASLGCALSQNIAQLVLFRGLQGLSTGAGIVVSRAVIRDMFPPADAQRVMSQVTIYFGVAPAIAPIVGGFLFVHAGWHAIFWFLVAVGVILFVANYKLLPETLHQSQRQPFQVRHLMRGYWDLCSDPRFLLLAFASGVPFNGMFLYVLAAPAFLGDHLALAPTQFFWFFLLTIGGIMSGAWASGRMAGKVAPKRQIRDGFLIMLVTSLVNVVANWLFTAHAVWALWPLAVFAFGWALMVPVVTLLVLDLHPERRGMASSLQAVIGSTANGVVAGVVAPLVMHSTLALALTSTLMLGIGLVAWVWLHGQWPEIGRRVAAEA; encoded by the coding sequence ATGAATCCCGATGCCGCCAAGCTCTGGCAGGCTCCGCGCTGGGCGCTCGCCGTGCTGCTCGCCGTCCTGGGCATGCTCGGTCCCTTTTCCATCGACACCTACATCCCGGCCTTCTCGGGCATTGCGCGCTCCATCGGCGCCACGCCGGCCGAGATGCAGCAGACACTTTCGGCCTACCTGTTCGGCTTTGCCTTCATGAACCTGTTCCACGGCGCGCTGTCGGACAGCTTCGGCCGCCGGCCGGTGGTGCTCTGGGGACTCGCGGTGTTCACCCTCGCCTCGCTGGGCTGCGCGCTGTCGCAGAACATTGCGCAGCTGGTGCTGTTCCGCGGGCTGCAGGGCCTCTCGACCGGTGCCGGCATCGTGGTGTCGCGCGCCGTGATCCGCGACATGTTCCCGCCCGCCGACGCGCAGCGCGTGATGAGCCAGGTGACCATCTACTTCGGCGTGGCGCCGGCCATCGCGCCCATCGTCGGCGGCTTTCTCTTCGTGCATGCCGGGTGGCACGCCATCTTCTGGTTCCTGGTCGCGGTCGGCGTGATCCTGTTCGTGGCCAACTACAAGCTGCTGCCCGAAACGCTGCACCAGAGCCAGCGCCAGCCATTCCAGGTGCGGCACCTGATGCGTGGCTACTGGGATCTTTGCTCGGACCCGCGCTTTCTGCTGCTCGCCTTCGCGAGCGGCGTTCCGTTCAACGGCATGTTCCTCTACGTGCTGGCCGCGCCCGCCTTCCTCGGCGACCACCTGGCGCTCGCACCCACGCAGTTCTTCTGGTTCTTCCTGCTGACCATCGGCGGCATCATGTCGGGCGCATGGGCCAGCGGCCGCATGGCGGGCAAGGTGGCCCCCAAGCGGCAGATCCGCGACGGCTTCCTGATCATGCTGGTGACCTCGCTGGTGAACGTGGTGGCCAACTGGCTCTTCACCGCGCATGCCGTGTGGGCGCTGTGGCCCCTCGCGGTGTTCGCTTTCGGCTGGGCGCTGATGGTGCCCGTCGTGACGCTGCTGGTGCTCGACCTGCACCCCGAGCGGCGCGGCATGGCCTCGTCGCTGCAGGCCGTCATCGGCTCCACCGCCAACGGCGTCGTGGCCGGCGTGGTGGCGCCGCTGGTCATGCACTCCACGCTGGCGCTGGCGCTGACCTCCACGCTGATGCTGGGCATCGGCCTTGTCGCCTGGGTGTGGCTGCACGGGCAGTGGCCCGAGATCGGCCGCCGGGTCGCCGCGGAGGCCTGA